One segment of Ipomoea triloba cultivar NCNSP0323 chromosome 12, ASM357664v1 DNA contains the following:
- the LOC115997905 gene encoding uncharacterized protein LOC115997905, which yields MTAAAQLVKPVTLALGGKSPIVIFEDFSDLDKGNCDQLEANTTSSGRISNVVGGHWWCKERGVRSGFGSDIAHYFPEAMIHRKSNIGSSTSHSSCEARIKQLEEQNQVMQQQQQDMHEENRRICDIVQKMEATLAHFSANLGSLDQDPNKNSSNDDTLAPSSQD from the exons ATGACTGCTGCAGCCCAGCTTGTCAAG CCTGTAACACTTGCGCTTGGTGGAAAAAGCCCTATAGTTATATTTGAGGATTTTAGTGACCTTGATAAAG gaaaCTGTGACCAACTTGAAGCAAACACAACCTCAAGTGGCAGAATCAGCAATGTGGTTGGAGGCCACTGGTGGTGTAAGGAAAGGGGGGTACGTTCAGGATTTGGGTCGGATATCGCACACTACTTCCCCGAGGCTATGATACACAGGAAATCCAATATTGGGTCATCAACTTCACATTCATCTTGCGAAGCTCGAATTAAGCAATTAGAGGAGCAAAATCAAGTGATGCAACAGCAGCAACAAGATATGCATGAGGAAAATCGGAGGATCTGTGATATCGTTCAGAAAATGGAAGCAACACTTGCCCACTTTAGTGCAAATCTTGGTAGTCTTGATCAAGATCCAAACAAAAATAGCTCCAATGATGATACACTAGCCCCCTCTAGTCAAGATTAG